The following coding sequences lie in one Synechococcus sp. PCC 7336 genomic window:
- a CDS encoding sensor histidine kinase KdpD encodes MARRWGVVSLSWVRSTEGSSNMRDLATPEDLSGVSLSGDRVALPSSISAADLQSPQSSDIEAVCRRQAVQLSDSLAALAVRLVFARSSRLKLPTIAACHPEFEEKLLPPLPPEKIARLPAMELLAIDRSSSDRRPLAPSVYLYRFDSLGPPDPSYLLVCTPTALTNRQTVEVEQQAQLLQDYLVVCCDRDRHRQQSQALELTLQQGEHQLRNLMALAALQAENLFWALPAGPLQEQASALRTTASQLGDRIEQWLRQAPVRALQLARHDLNEMAEEAIALLEPSLTAKHLHIRYSNTSVLLAVDRTQIVQVFENLFSNAISFSPPNTTIDCKWQIFRREVAIDICDCGPGLSEQDLTSVFLPHYSRRPGGTGMGLTIAKRIVREHRGDIWCQQIPTGGAQFSFTLSRELCAPLASDR; translated from the coding sequence GTGGCTAGACGCTGGGGTGTGGTTTCGCTGAGTTGGGTTCGAAGCACAGAGGGCAGCAGCAATATGCGGGATCTGGCAACGCCTGAGGATCTGTCTGGCGTCTCTCTATCTGGAGATCGAGTGGCGTTGCCTTCTTCGATCTCAGCTGCCGACCTACAGTCTCCTCAAAGCTCCGATATCGAGGCAGTTTGCCGACGGCAAGCGGTACAGCTTTCAGACAGTCTGGCAGCCCTTGCCGTGCGCCTAGTTTTCGCTCGATCGTCTCGCTTGAAGCTCCCCACGATCGCCGCCTGCCACCCCGAGTTCGAGGAGAAATTGCTGCCCCCTTTACCGCCGGAGAAGATCGCGAGGTTGCCAGCGATGGAACTCTTAGCGATCGATCGCTCCTCCAGCGATCGCCGCCCGTTGGCTCCCTCTGTCTATCTCTATCGTTTCGACAGTTTGGGGCCGCCAGATCCCTCTTATTTGCTGGTGTGTACCCCCACGGCTCTGACGAACCGGCAGACTGTTGAGGTAGAGCAGCAGGCTCAACTCCTGCAGGATTATTTAGTCGTCTGTTGCGATCGCGATCGCCATCGCCAACAGTCGCAAGCTCTCGAACTGACGCTGCAGCAGGGGGAACACCAACTGCGCAACCTGATGGCTCTGGCGGCCCTGCAAGCAGAAAATCTTTTCTGGGCACTGCCCGCCGGCCCGCTGCAGGAGCAAGCCTCTGCCCTGCGGACGACTGCCAGTCAGCTCGGCGATCGGATCGAGCAGTGGCTGCGGCAAGCCCCAGTTCGCGCGCTGCAGCTAGCCCGTCACGATCTCAACGAGATGGCAGAGGAAGCGATCGCCCTGCTGGAACCCAGCCTCACGGCCAAGCACCTCCACATCCGCTACTCGAACACATCTGTCCTGCTGGCGGTCGATCGCACTCAAATCGTGCAAGTGTTTGAAAATCTATTCAGCAATGCCATCAGTTTCAGCCCGCCAAACACCACCATTGACTGCAAATGGCAGATCTTTCGTCGCGAAGTGGCGATCGATATCTGCGATTGTGGGCCGGGACTGTCAGAGCAGGATTTAACCTCTGTGTTTTTGCCCCACTATTCTCGCCGTCCGGGTGGCACGGGAATGGGGTTGACCATTGCCAAACGCATTGTGCGGGAGCATCGAGGGGATATTTGGTGCCAGCAGATCCCCACTGGTGGCGCTCAGTTTTCATTTACACTCAGTCGAGAATTGTGCGCGCCGCTTGCGAGCGATCGATAA
- a CDS encoding response regulator transcription factor: MSAAPSLSILLVDDEPQFRQGMRMLLGFFRQQDWERVQVVGEAASAAQAIALAREQHPALILLDLELSAEDGIAALQGLREAEFGGKVLVLSAHREDEWVFRSMRAGASGYLFKDRLVKELSEAIATVMRGDIYLSPEMASGFFRMFHFYAGQPLQACRELHLTEREQEVLHWLVQGESNESIARHLYVTVATVKAHLTAIFDKLQVRSRTQAIVKALKLGLVSG; the protein is encoded by the coding sequence ATGAGTGCAGCCCCATCGCTATCAATTTTGCTGGTGGATGACGAGCCTCAATTTCGCCAGGGGATGCGGATGCTGTTGGGTTTTTTCCGGCAGCAGGATTGGGAACGGGTACAGGTGGTGGGGGAAGCCGCCTCGGCGGCTCAGGCGATCGCCTTGGCCCGCGAACAGCATCCTGCCCTGATCTTGCTCGATCTGGAGCTGTCGGCAGAAGATGGCATTGCCGCATTGCAGGGGCTGCGCGAGGCGGAATTTGGCGGTAAAGTACTCGTGCTCTCGGCCCATCGCGAGGACGAATGGGTGTTTCGATCGATGCGGGCGGGGGCGAGTGGTTACCTGTTTAAAGATCGCTTGGTGAAAGAGTTGTCGGAGGCGATCGCCACCGTTATGCGCGGCGACATTTATCTCTCTCCAGAGATGGCCAGCGGATTTTTCCGCATGTTCCATTTCTATGCCGGTCAGCCCCTGCAAGCCTGTCGGGAACTGCATTTAACCGAGCGAGAGCAGGAGGTCCTGCACTGGCTCGTGCAGGGGGAATCCAACGAATCTATTGCCCGCCACCTGTACGTGACGGTTGCCACGGTCAAGGCCCACCTCACGGCAATTTTCGACAAGTTACAGGTGCGCAGCCGCACCCAGGCCATTGTCAAAGCCCTCAAATTGGGATTGGTATCGGGATAG
- a CDS encoding Pvc16 family protein produces the protein MFSTAPSDLMIAAVTQTLAELLSAGSSSIDPEHIHIGSPRSQSKQNAGLNLYCYDLRARSATLADRATEAVPESFAISFLISAWGFTALGEQQILSDALLLLWKYRVLPDGVLAPTLRGRGQLRLHVATEEQVDLPGLWLALGVPLRPSLSVKVIVPTHRQTAPSLKRSPSAALAPP, from the coding sequence ATGTTCTCCACTGCCCCTTCGGACCTCATGATTGCGGCTGTGACTCAAACATTGGCAGAGCTGCTCTCGGCTGGAAGCTCCTCAATCGACCCCGAGCATATCCACATTGGCAGTCCTCGCAGCCAATCGAAACAGAATGCTGGCCTGAATTTGTACTGTTATGACCTGCGCGCCCGGTCTGCCACACTTGCAGACCGCGCTACAGAAGCAGTACCCGAAAGCTTTGCGATTTCTTTTCTGATTAGCGCCTGGGGATTTACAGCCTTAGGAGAGCAGCAGATTCTCTCCGATGCCCTCTTGCTGCTATGGAAATACCGCGTTCTACCCGATGGTGTCCTCGCTCCCACTCTGCGGGGACGCGGTCAGTTGCGGTTGCACGTCGCCACAGAAGAGCAGGTCGATCTGCCAGGACTGTGGCTGGCTTTAGGGGTTCCCCTACGGCCGTCCCTCTCCGTCAAGGTGATAGTCCCGACCCATCGTCAGACTGCACCGTCCCTGAAGCGATCGCCCTCAGCAGCACTCGCTCCGCCCTAA
- a CDS encoding ATP-binding protein — MSSLDWQMANQQYLAAAIARVRQALNRHISVLEGDTAKLPEIPVLAPSQLSPPSALEQLCQAFGLSSFERDVLLLCAGMEFEGDWEGLLIAAHGNPQRGYPTFQLALEVLPEIHWKGLLPDSPLRHWRMIELGAGNSLANSALRIDERILHALWGTDPLDERLERLGVPLSRASDLVLSHRQLAEQMANTWLQAYRLNSALPALQLCGSDGESKRAIAAAACESLGLTLYAISAEALPADSVQLHLFRCLCEREWHLSQRVLLLDCDWIERREDERNRAIAQLLEAIATPSIASSQVRRPQRLRPTVTFEVQSPTAGEQRQVWRGVLGDVSASLNGQIDALVSHFNLSATAIQSAYLKVGGWQDGDSSNEEDSDLQLPQFSQRLWTICRGQARPRLDELAQRIDSAASWDDLVLPEKERGVLQDIATHVRQRAQVYERWGFGKKSGRGLGISALFAGGSGTGKTLAAEVLGHQLNLDVYRIDLSSVVSKYIGETEKNLRRVFDAAEEGGVILLFDEADALFGKRTEVKDSHDRHANIEVSYLLQRMESYRGLAILTTNLKSAIDRAFLRRIRFVVQFPFPDASQREAIWQRMFPAQTPTEGLDCQKLAKLNVAGGNIRNIALNAAFIAADAGEPVQMKHVLRAVKGEYVKLERSLTEMEVRGWI; from the coding sequence ATGTCCTCCCTCGATTGGCAGATGGCGAATCAGCAGTACCTCGCGGCGGCGATCGCGCGGGTGCGGCAAGCCTTGAACCGTCACATTTCCGTCCTCGAAGGAGACACAGCCAAACTACCCGAGATTCCAGTACTTGCCCCTTCGCAGCTCTCGCCCCCCTCCGCTTTAGAGCAACTGTGCCAAGCCTTTGGCCTATCGTCCTTCGAGCGGGATGTGCTGCTGTTGTGTGCGGGAATGGAATTTGAAGGTGATTGGGAAGGGCTGTTAATTGCAGCGCACGGCAATCCGCAGCGGGGCTATCCCACCTTTCAGTTGGCCTTAGAGGTTTTGCCCGAAATCCATTGGAAGGGATTGCTGCCCGACTCGCCCTTGCGCCACTGGCGAATGATTGAGCTAGGAGCGGGCAATTCGCTGGCGAATAGTGCATTGCGGATTGACGAGCGCATCTTGCACGCGCTCTGGGGCACCGATCCACTGGACGAGCGCTTGGAGCGACTCGGAGTGCCGCTATCGAGGGCAAGTGATTTGGTGCTGTCCCATCGACAACTGGCCGAGCAGATGGCGAACACTTGGCTGCAAGCATATCGGTTGAACTCAGCATTGCCCGCGTTGCAACTCTGTGGCAGCGATGGGGAGAGTAAGAGGGCGATCGCCGCTGCAGCCTGCGAATCTCTGGGACTGACGCTGTACGCTATCTCGGCTGAAGCACTGCCGGCGGATAGTGTTCAGCTGCATCTGTTTCGCTGCCTGTGCGAGCGGGAATGGCACTTGAGCCAACGGGTCTTGTTGTTGGATTGCGATTGGATTGAGCGTCGGGAGGACGAGCGAAATCGAGCGATTGCCCAATTATTGGAGGCGATCGCGACCCCATCGATCGCCTCCAGTCAGGTCCGCCGCCCCCAGCGACTGCGCCCGACCGTGACGTTTGAGGTGCAATCGCCGACGGCTGGCGAGCAGCGTCAAGTTTGGCGAGGGGTGTTGGGTGACGTGTCAGCTAGCCTGAACGGTCAAATCGATGCCCTGGTTTCCCATTTCAACCTCAGCGCAACTGCGATTCAGTCAGCCTATCTGAAGGTGGGTGGCTGGCAGGATGGGGATAGCAGCAATGAAGAAGATTCAGACCTGCAGTTGCCCCAGTTCTCGCAGCGATTGTGGACGATCTGCCGGGGGCAGGCTCGGCCGAGGCTAGATGAATTGGCCCAACGGATTGACTCGGCAGCCAGTTGGGACGATTTGGTGTTGCCGGAGAAGGAGCGCGGCGTGTTGCAAGATATTGCGACGCACGTGCGGCAGCGAGCGCAGGTTTACGAGCGCTGGGGGTTTGGCAAAAAGAGCGGACGGGGATTGGGAATTAGTGCGCTGTTCGCTGGAGGGAGCGGTACTGGCAAGACGCTGGCGGCAGAGGTCTTGGGGCATCAACTCAATTTAGATGTATATCGCATCGATTTGAGTTCGGTGGTGAGTAAGTACATTGGCGAGACGGAGAAGAATTTGCGGCGGGTGTTCGATGCGGCAGAGGAGGGCGGTGTGATTCTGTTGTTTGATGAGGCGGATGCGTTGTTTGGCAAGCGAACGGAGGTGAAAGACAGTCACGATCGCCATGCCAATATTGAGGTCAGCTATCTATTGCAACGGATGGAATCTTATCGCGGCTTGGCGATTTTGACGACGAATCTGAAGAGTGCGATCGATCGGGCTTTTCTGCGGCGCATTCGGTTTGTGGTGCAGTTTCCCTTTCCCGATGCCAGTCAGCGAGAGGCGATTTGGCAGCGCATGTTTCCCGCTCAAACGCCGACGGAGGGGTTGGATTGTCAGAAGTTAGCCAAGTTAAATGTGGCGGGGGGGAATATTCGCAATATTGCCTTGAATGCGGCATTTATTGCGGCGGATGCTGGCGAGCCAGTGCAAATGAAGCATGTTTTGCGGGCGGTGAAGGGGGAGTATGTGAAGTTGGAGCGATCGCTCACGGAAATGGAGGTGAGGGGTTGGATCTAG
- a CDS encoding DUF4255 domain-containing protein gives MSNHLAIATVTAVLQKKLQEAIQRDVDGARVTVSRPNAVENGVLEMGVNLYLYQAVPNAVWHTTAELRGRQRKGEMAKRSRTGLDLHYMLSFYGNDGEHEPQRLLGSALRTLSDLNTLRTEAIQAAITDSTFAYLADSDLAHQLEEISVYPLDLSLDDLSKIWSVFFQTPYALSMAYKATVIIIEGDDPAQRALPVRDRPSLAAVPYPSQPVVDEVVSQAGRFAPILADSRLSILGKQLQGPQTWVRIGDVEAVPTTVEPGKVVVSLASLERDRLQAGVQNLKLVHRPAQQSNGSGTAAPALVESNVMPFVLCPQIIDLQVETVMAHGDDLRDGELTLQVDLALDPQQKVVLALNEWSVEHPVAYLFEAKPRSGPTRSVEFALRDVKASAYLVRLQVDGAASPLQVDRDSSSPTYNWFMGPKFDI, from the coding sequence ATGAGCAATCACCTCGCGATCGCCACGGTGACCGCTGTTTTGCAAAAAAAACTTCAGGAAGCGATCCAGCGGGATGTCGATGGTGCCCGCGTGACGGTATCGCGTCCCAATGCCGTGGAAAATGGCGTTTTGGAAATGGGGGTCAATCTCTATCTCTACCAGGCGGTGCCCAATGCCGTCTGGCATACCACCGCCGAGCTGCGCGGTCGCCAGCGCAAAGGAGAAATGGCAAAGCGATCGCGCACCGGCCTCGATTTGCATTACATGCTCAGCTTCTACGGCAACGACGGGGAACACGAGCCGCAGCGCTTGCTCGGCAGTGCCCTGCGAACCCTATCGGATCTGAATACCCTCAGAACTGAAGCTATCCAAGCGGCCATTACCGACTCCACCTTTGCCTATCTAGCCGATTCGGATCTGGCCCATCAGCTAGAAGAGATTTCCGTCTATCCGCTGGATCTGTCGTTAGACGATCTGTCTAAAATCTGGTCGGTCTTTTTCCAGACCCCCTATGCCCTGTCGATGGCCTACAAAGCCACCGTCATCATTATTGAAGGGGACGACCCAGCCCAACGGGCCTTGCCAGTGCGCGATCGCCCCTCGCTCGCGGCAGTGCCCTATCCCAGTCAGCCCGTTGTCGACGAGGTGGTGTCGCAGGCGGGTCGATTTGCGCCCATCTTGGCAGACAGTCGCCTATCCATTTTGGGCAAGCAGCTACAGGGACCCCAGACTTGGGTTCGCATTGGCGATGTCGAGGCAGTGCCGACGACTGTCGAGCCGGGAAAAGTTGTGGTGTCTCTGGCGAGCCTAGAGCGCGATCGCCTCCAGGCTGGGGTGCAGAACCTCAAGCTGGTGCATCGGCCAGCACAGCAGAGCAATGGCAGCGGTACCGCAGCTCCTGCTTTGGTGGAATCGAATGTGATGCCCTTTGTCCTCTGCCCGCAGATTATCGACCTGCAAGTGGAGACCGTCATGGCCCACGGGGACGATCTGCGCGATGGCGAACTGACGCTGCAAGTGGATCTGGCCCTCGATCCCCAACAAAAAGTGGTGTTGGCTCTGAACGAATGGTCGGTCGAACACCCTGTGGCGTATCTGTTTGAGGCCAAGCCCCGCTCTGGCCCCACGCGATCGGTGGAGTTTGCCCTCCGCGACGTGAAAGCCAGCGCCTATTTGGTCCGGCTGCAGGTGGATGGGGCCGCCTCTCCCCTCCAGGTGGACCGCGATTCCAGCAGCCCGACCTACAACTGGTTTATGGGTCCTAAATTCGACATCTAA